From the Lathyrus oleraceus cultivar Zhongwan6 chromosome 3, CAAS_Psat_ZW6_1.0, whole genome shotgun sequence genome, the window aagaataaaaaaataaaaggaaaaaatatATATGAACTCATAAAGATTGTGATCCATTAAGATATAAAAATATATgaaagaaaaataattttaatccCTTTAGTCCTAAACATGCTATATATAAAGAAGTTAATCATAGTTGAAAACAAGTCATGAATTCATTTCAATAATCACTAAACACCTTTTAAAAAAGCCATTAGAAAGAAAAGTCTTTCATCATATGAAGTGATTGATGTTAGAAAATGGTATTGACCATACTTGCCCTAACCTTACTCCTAATAACATTGGCCTCTAAAATCATAAGAGATTGGCATTTAGAAAAATATCCTTCTTTACATAAGAAAAAACACCTTCCTCCTGGTCCACCAAGGTGGCCTATTGTTGGTAACCTTCTTCAATTAGGAAAACTCCCTCATAGAGACTTAGCATCTTTATGTGATAAATATGGACCCTTAGTTTATTTAAAATTAGGAAACGTTGATGCTATTACTACTAATGACCCTGATATTATACGTGAAATACTTCTTTCTCAAGATGAAGTTTTCGCTTCTCGTCCACGCACTCTTGCTGCAATTCATCTAGCATATGGATGTGGTGATGTTGCATTGGCTCCATTAGGACCTCATTGGAAACGTATGAGAAGAATTTGCATGGAACACTTGTTAACAACAAAGAGACTTGAATCATTCTCAAAACATCGTCAAGAGGAAGCTCAACATCTTATTAAGGATGTTTTGGCGATGGCCGAATCAGAAAAGGAGATTAATTTAAGAGAAGTTTTAGGTGGTTTTTCGATGAATAATGTGACTAGAATGTTATTAGGGAAACAATATTTTGGCTCTAAATCTGCTGGTCCACAAGAGGCTATAGAGTTTATGCATATAACTCATGAATTATTTTGGTTATTAGGTGTGATATATTTAGGTGACTACTTGCCTATGTGGAGATGGATTGATCCTCATGGTTGTGAAAAGAAAATGAGAGAAGTAGAAAAAAGAGTAGATGACTTTCACTCCAAAATTATTGAAGAACATAGAAAGGCAAGGGAAAGTAACAAGGAAATAGGAAATTGTGATGAAGATCTTGATTTTGTGGATGTTTTATTGTCTTTACCAGGTGAAGATGGAAAAAAGCATATGGATGATATTGAGATAAAAGCTTTGATTCAGGTATTGTCTTTTTTAGGGTTCATTTTTTATCTTACAAACAAAAATTTACTTTCTAGATTCATTGAATAACTGATAGTTAGGGTTTATATAAATATAACATAGTTATTAAATCTTTAGGATATGATAGCGGCTGCAACAGACACTTCAGCAGTTACTAATGAATGGGCGATGGCAGAGGTGATCAAACATCCACACGTCCTTCACAAAATCCAACAAGAACTTGATGCAGTGGTTGGCCCTAATAGAATGGTGATGGAATCTGATTTGCCTTGTCTTAACTACTTACGATGTGTTGTACGCGAAACTTTTCGCATGCATCCAGCAGGACCATTCCTCATTCCACATGAATCACTTCGTCCTACAATTATCAACGGATATTACATTCCTGAAAAGACGCGTGTATTCATCAATACTCATGGATTGGGTCGAAACACCAAGATTTGGGACAATGTGGAGGAGTTTAGGCCGGAGAGGCACTTTTTGGATAATGGGAGCCGAGTTGAGATTAGTCATGGAGGTGATTTCAAGATATTGCCTTTTAGTGCTGGAAAACGCAAATGTCCTGGTGCACCACTTGGAGTTACGTTGGTTTTGATGGCTTTGGCTCGACTATTTCATTGCTTTGATTGGGAACCACCTAAGGGTTTGAATCATCAAGATATTGATACTCAAGAAGTTTATGGAATGACTATGCCTAAAGTTCAACCGTTGATTGTTGTTGCCAAGCCACGCTTGGCTAGACATATGTATGATTGAATATAATGTGGTTTAAATTTTAGTGGAAAATGTACGGAAAAATAATTATGTAGGATTAAACTCACTAATTCAGTGTTATTTCAAATTATATATAATTAATCCTATGactaaaaatataaaaaataaaatataaaactattaaaaaattaAAGAGACATTTGATATCAATTTTCTACTACTTTGTAGGTTGTGAGTTATCTTTCTCTCTTTTATCATTCATGAAACCTATTAACTTTGTCTCTTCCAATAGTTTTTTTTCACGGTTCCCAATAGTCATTGCCTCACAATTGTCCATTTTTTTAACTTTAGATTGTGTCTTTTATATCTCTTTCTTAATACGAGGGACAAAAGTATAGAATATAAATCTATATTAACAATGTACCAAAACACAATTATCTTTGGTGATTTCATcttatttcaaaaattcaaaaataatgAGTTATACCTTATTATGATTGATGCATTTAATATAATGTAAGTAATGGTAAGATAATCTCATAACACCTATGATGAGGTGATGAGGTAATGAAGGGACACTTCTAGTTTAATAAGGAGAATTATAATATCtccaaaaataaaaaaataaaaattgttGTCACTTTTCCCATCCATTTCTAAATGGAGATAATATAATCTTTTTACAAGTTTCATTAAAAAATATAAGGGGGTAGAGGTAGCAAATAATTGAAAAAGAAAACAAGAGTCTCTTACCATAAGACTCTCTCCACTTCCAatttaaaaaaaactaataaCGAAGATAAATTTAAAGAGGAACATCAACAATTatcttgttttttattttttaaattaaaaaaatacttgTTAAATTTGTAATTCTTTGTATCGAAGTCGAAATAGAATCATCTTGTAACCAATGAGTGGTTATTTCATCTGAGTGAAGGGTGAAGAATAAGAGGTGTGATCAATCAAaagattgattcttgttcatcaagattgattaTGTTAACTTCAAGATTAGAGTTTTCTCAAAATCTGATATCTAGAGCACTGATTGTGTGTTCTTTGGGACACATTGAATTATGATCAATCATCCGAACGAGCATTTTCTATTGAACATTCCAATCTTGAATGGTAAGAATTATGAAAATTGTTGTAAGCAGATGAAGGTTGTTTTATGTTGTTCGAATCTTTGGGATCTTATGAAGAATGGAGTAACACAAATTAGAGAGAATTCTATGAATGAATATAAGACTACACATAAAGatttgaagaagaaagattacAAGGCTCTCTTTTttaatccatcaatgtgttgatccagacaactttgagaaagttggtgatgTAGATTTAGCAAAGGAAGCATGGGACATCCTGGAGAAATCATTTGGAGGCGCTGAGAAAGTGAAggaggtgaggttacaaacttacataagaatgtatgaattgctttaGATGGAAGATAATAAAAGTGTGACTGATTTCTTCACCAGAGTAACGAAATTGGTGAATTAAATTAAAACTTGTGGAGAAATGTTAACATCATAATCTGTAGTGTCAAAGATTTTAAGGTCATTGGCTCCACAGTCCGATCATGcggtagtagccatagaagaatcAAAATATTTGTCAAGTATAAAAAAAGAAGAGCTTCAAGGGACTCTTGAATCTCATAAATAAAGAATTGCTGAAAGAGCTGCAAACAAGTCGAAGACTGATATGGCTTTGCAAGCTCAGTCGACTAAGAAAGACAAAGGAAGATGGAATGGTAACAAGGGCAAAGAAGTTACAATAATTCGAATGGTAGAGGAAACCATAAAGAGGGTAATTCATCAAATCAAAGACAATCCTCTAACCAAGGCAATCACAGAGGTGGTGGTGCTACAATTATAAAAAATATGGCCATTATGCAAGTGAATGTCAAAGAGACAAGAAAAATCAAGAAAGTGATGTAAGGCTTGCAGAAGATGAAGTGATGTTAATGGTCacaacaaaagaaaaagaaagatTCAAAGATCAATGGTATCTCGACTCAGGCTTTTCTTCACACAAGACTGGAAGAAAATAATGGTTTGTCAACATCAGTACCTCGTTAAAGAATAAGGTAAAATTTGCAAACAACAATACCATATCAGCTAAAGGTACTGGTGATGTTCTGATAAGGAGAAAGAATGGTAAACGACTAGTAATTTATAATGACTTATATATACTTGGCATGCAGAGTAAGCTGCTAAGTATAGGTCAACTGATTGAAAGGAATTACAAAGTGTTGATCAAAGATAGAATGATGAAAGTGATCGACTCAAGTAAcatgttaatcttgaaggctcatatgtctcataatagaaccttcaGGATTGAACTTGATGTGTTGGAACACAAGTGCCTAGCGACTGTATCTACTAGAGATGAATGGTTATGGATATTGACTTAGTCACTTGAATTTCAATGAAATTATAAATCTGAAGAGGAAGAACATGGTTTCAGGCCTACCAGAAACCCATATTCCATATGAAGTATGTGAAGCATGTGTTTAAGCAAAGCAACATAAGAAAAACTTTAGCAAGGATGCGagaagaaagttgaaatccacTATCGACATAATCTACTCAGATGTGTATGGTCCTCTTCAGGTAGATTCACTTGGAGGTAATAAGTACTTTGTtacatttattgatgattatagAAGAAATTTATGGACCTACttaatcaaaaataaaaatgatgtGACTGATGTTTTCACCAAGTTAAAAGCATGGTTGAAAGACATAGTGGGTACAAGATTAAAGTTCTAAGGACAAATAAAGATGAAGAGTACGTGTCAAATGATTTTGATGCACTGTGTATAAAAGAAGAAATTATTTCACCATACACTCCTCAACAAAATGGCATTGCTAAAAGAAAGAACAcaaccattatgaatatggtgagaagtatgttaaAAGGACAGACTTGTAGTAAATGCGTTTattcagaaagaaggaatcgactaTGATGAAGTCTTTGCACCAGTAGCTAGAATCAAAataatcaggttggttgttggtctagccAATATGCATAACTGGTATATATGTCAGATGGACGTGAAATGTGCATTCTTGAATGTCCCACTAAATGAAGAGGTGTATGTGACACAACCAATCGGTCTTGTGAAATATGACTGAGAAAGGAAAGTATATAGGTTGCATAAAGCTCAGTGCAgactgaaacaagctccaagagcttggaataagaaaATAGACGACTTTCTAAGAGAGAAAGAGTTTGAGAAGTTTTCGACAAAGTATGGTGTGTATGTCAGGAGAAGCAGGAGTGAGTTTCTTATACTAGGTCTCTATGTGGATGACTTGTTGATAATAGACagttgcaagaaggagattgaagacttcaaacatgacttaagtaagaagtttgaaatgtcagacttgGGAAATCTCTCATACTTCCTTGGCATCAAATTCTACAAGAATAATAGAGACTTGATGATACATCAAATAAGATATGtaggcgaaatactcaagagatttgagatgcaagattgcaacccatCTTCGATTCCAGGTGAGCCTAGATTGCAACTGTCAaaagactcagatgaagatgatgtAAATCTAACATAGTACAGAAGACTCAGTGGATCACTTCAATACCTCTGTCACATAAGACCTTATTTAGCTTATTGTGTATGCATGGTCAGTATATTCATGCAGAAGTCGAAGATATCTTATATTGCAGCCACcaagaggatactaaggtatctcaAAGAAACACTCGACTATCGTATTTTGTTTCCTTCAGTCAATGAAGTAAAAGAATGAAAACTTATGGGCTACACTGGCTCTAGTTTATGTGGTGATGCTGAAGATAGAAAATTGACAACAAGATATATGTTCATGTTAGGTGGTCTGTTAGTGGCATTGAGTTCAAGAAAGGAACCGGTGGTAGCTTTATCATCATGTGAGGATGAATACATAACATATTTACTATATGCATTCCAAGCAACATGGATGATGAATCTAGTCAAAGAAATTACAGGAAAGAATCATGGAGAAATGACCATGAAGATTGACAACATGTTAGCTGTTAACATGGATAAGAATCTGATAGCACATAGAAGAAGCAaacaca encodes:
- the LOC127126544 gene encoding cytochrome P450 703A2, which gives rise to MVLTILALTLLLITLASKIIRDWHLEKYPSLHKKKHLPPGPPRWPIVGNLLQLGKLPHRDLASLCDKYGPLVYLKLGNVDAITTNDPDIIREILLSQDEVFASRPRTLAAIHLAYGCGDVALAPLGPHWKRMRRICMEHLLTTKRLESFSKHRQEEAQHLIKDVLAMAESEKEINLREVLGGFSMNNVTRMLLGKQYFGSKSAGPQEAIEFMHITHELFWLLGVIYLGDYLPMWRWIDPHGCEKKMREVEKRVDDFHSKIIEEHRKARESNKEIGNCDEDLDFVDVLLSLPGEDGKKHMDDIEIKALIQDMIAAATDTSAVTNEWAMAEVIKHPHVLHKIQQELDAVVGPNRMVMESDLPCLNYLRCVVRETFRMHPAGPFLIPHESLRPTIINGYYIPEKTRVFINTHGLGRNTKIWDNVEEFRPERHFLDNGSRVEISHGGDFKILPFSAGKRKCPGAPLGVTLVLMALARLFHCFDWEPPKGLNHQDIDTQEVYGMTMPKVQPLIVVAKPRLARHMYD